In Desulfomonile tiedjei DSM 6799, a genomic segment contains:
- the scmC gene encoding SynChlorMet cassette protein ScmC: MTYSLTFPGNLAIGLSAAPEMSRWLQEFSRIMMLHEENHPYFQYRIHFVQSSFFQCWQKVVSSCSAIDSDRLPKKGWGTDRFGRVQLWFHPRASELWCEIDPSSDRTEILLSMNQALSTVYYVLRRIGGMPVHAAFVAWKGKGVLLMGSSGAGKTTCCTRLPGSWTVYSDDQALILPVSAAGFEAHPLPTWSDLVLRNLDKSWDISRSVPLCAVAVLVQGDADEIVPLDRSRGAVALAQSAAYVSLQGFSGSQSRIAEVRNELLNAAIGLAKTIPFYRLSCSAAGNFWSGIEHVLKNSQPG, translated from the coding sequence ATGACGTATTCGCTTACTTTTCCCGGCAATTTGGCAATTGGGCTGTCGGCAGCTCCGGAAATGTCCCGCTGGCTCCAAGAATTCAGCCGGATTATGATGCTGCATGAGGAGAATCACCCGTATTTCCAGTATCGTATCCATTTTGTCCAGAGTTCTTTTTTTCAGTGCTGGCAAAAAGTTGTATCGAGTTGCTCAGCGATCGACAGCGATCGTCTTCCAAAGAAAGGTTGGGGAACCGATCGATTCGGGCGCGTGCAGCTCTGGTTTCATCCGAGAGCCAGCGAACTGTGGTGTGAAATCGATCCGTCTTCTGACCGAACAGAGATCCTTCTGTCGATGAATCAGGCTCTTTCGACGGTGTACTATGTGCTTCGCAGGATCGGTGGCATGCCGGTGCATGCAGCGTTCGTAGCATGGAAAGGAAAAGGAGTGCTCCTCATGGGAAGCAGCGGAGCAGGCAAGACCACTTGCTGTACCCGGCTGCCCGGCTCGTGGACTGTATATTCTGACGATCAGGCACTCATTCTGCCGGTATCCGCGGCTGGCTTTGAGGCTCATCCGTTGCCCACCTGGAGCGATCTCGTGCTCCGAAATCTCGATAAAAGCTGGGATATCAGCCGCTCCGTCCCGCTCTGCGCTGTCGCGGTTCTTGTCCAGGGAGATGCGGACGAGATTGTTCCTCTGGATCGGTCCCGGGGAGCGGTCGCCCTCGCCCAGTCTGCAGCATACGTCTCGTTGCAGGGATTCTCAGGATCTCAATCCCGCATCGCTGAAGTACGCAATGAACTCTTGAACGCTGCAATTGGCTTGGCCAAAACTATCCCCTTCTATCGCCTGTCCTGCTCTGCAGCCGGTAATTTTTGGAGTGGAATCGAGCATGTCTTGAAAAACAGTCAGCCAGGGTAA
- the glgB gene encoding 1,4-alpha-glucan branching protein GlgB, with protein MSDQKQKYSKELLFGIVSNDIDRIINTEHSDPHSVLGAHPANIGNEDGTIFRAFHPDATSAEIVFEDRRVAMHNSEALGIFWCFLPELKPPLTYRVAFHFSDGTIWESDTPYRFMPTLGEQDLYYFAEGRHLHLYEKLGAHLREVDGVKGVSFAVWAPNAKRVSVIGNFNFWDGRLYPMRSMGVSGVWELFIPNLDADELYKFEIKTAEGHLRTKTDPYAFYMELRPGTASVTWDMNAYSWSDDAWMEERKAKDLINSPMNIYEVHLGSWLRFHEENNRWGTYKEIAPLLVEHMKTYGFTHVELMPIMEHPFDASWGYQVTGYFAPTSRFGTPDDFKFFVDFLHQHGIGVILDWVPAHFPRDDFSLRFFDGTALYEHADPRQGEHRDWGTLIFNYGRNEVRNFLLGNALFWLDKYHIDGLRVDAVASMLYLDYSKNEGEWIPNKYGGNENLEAIEFIKEFNETVYGRFPGCFTVAEESTAWTGVTTPTYLGGLGFGFKWDMGWMHDTLKYFSKDPIHRSFHHNDLTFSMMYAYSENFILPLSHDEVVYGKGSLLRKMPGDDLQKFANLRLLYGYMFTHTGKKLLMAGAEFGTWNEWDHESSLERHLLQYSVHEGISRFLSDLGKLYLEDSSLWKWDAKHEGFSWIDCNDYMSSVLAYIRRGPEGFLVIALNFTPVQRNGYRVGVPEPGDYVEVINSDSEFYGGTNIGNSGRIGTISGRQHGYGQFLELTLPPYGCLILRKG; from the coding sequence ATGTCAGATCAAAAGCAAAAATATTCCAAGGAATTGCTCTTCGGTATCGTTTCAAATGATATCGATCGAATTATCAACACCGAACACTCCGACCCTCATAGTGTTTTGGGGGCACATCCGGCCAACATTGGTAACGAGGATGGCACTATTTTCAGGGCCTTCCATCCGGATGCTACCTCCGCGGAAATTGTTTTTGAAGATCGCCGCGTTGCAATGCACAATTCAGAAGCTCTCGGAATATTTTGGTGTTTCTTACCCGAACTGAAGCCTCCCCTCACCTATCGGGTCGCTTTTCACTTTTCTGACGGCACAATATGGGAATCCGATACCCCATATCGCTTCATGCCCACTCTGGGGGAGCAGGATCTCTATTACTTTGCCGAAGGCAGGCACTTACATTTGTATGAAAAATTGGGGGCTCATCTTCGAGAGGTCGATGGAGTCAAGGGGGTGTCGTTTGCAGTCTGGGCCCCAAATGCAAAACGCGTGAGTGTGATTGGTAATTTCAATTTTTGGGACGGCCGGCTGTACCCCATGAGAAGTATGGGTGTTTCCGGTGTGTGGGAATTGTTTATTCCTAACCTGGATGCTGACGAGCTGTATAAATTCGAGATCAAGACCGCGGAAGGCCATTTACGAACCAAAACCGATCCGTATGCGTTCTACATGGAACTACGGCCCGGGACGGCGAGCGTCACTTGGGACATGAATGCATATTCCTGGTCCGACGACGCGTGGATGGAAGAACGAAAAGCCAAAGACTTGATCAATTCTCCCATGAATATCTACGAAGTACATCTCGGATCGTGGCTCCGATTCCATGAGGAAAACAACCGATGGGGCACGTACAAAGAGATCGCGCCGCTTCTTGTAGAGCACATGAAAACGTACGGGTTTACTCACGTCGAACTGATGCCGATTATGGAACACCCCTTCGATGCTTCCTGGGGCTATCAAGTGACCGGATACTTTGCTCCCACGAGTCGATTCGGCACTCCGGACGATTTTAAATTCTTCGTAGATTTTCTTCACCAGCACGGAATAGGCGTTATTCTGGATTGGGTTCCAGCCCATTTCCCCAGGGATGATTTCAGCTTGCGTTTTTTCGACGGGACCGCGCTGTACGAACACGCGGACCCTCGGCAAGGCGAACACCGGGATTGGGGAACGCTGATCTTTAATTACGGAAGAAACGAGGTGCGCAATTTCCTCCTGGGGAATGCACTGTTCTGGCTGGACAAGTACCACATAGACGGATTACGAGTGGATGCGGTTGCATCCATGCTTTACCTGGATTACAGCAAGAACGAAGGGGAATGGATTCCAAACAAGTACGGCGGCAATGAAAATCTTGAGGCTATTGAATTTATTAAAGAATTTAACGAGACAGTGTACGGTCGATTTCCCGGTTGCTTTACGGTAGCCGAAGAATCCACCGCATGGACTGGAGTGACGACTCCTACGTACCTCGGTGGACTGGGATTCGGTTTCAAGTGGGACATGGGCTGGATGCACGATACTTTGAAGTATTTTTCAAAAGATCCTATCCACAGGAGCTTTCATCATAACGATCTCACGTTTTCGATGATGTACGCTTACAGTGAAAACTTCATTCTTCCGTTGTCCCATGATGAGGTGGTATACGGCAAAGGGTCCCTTTTGAGAAAAATGCCCGGTGACGATCTCCAGAAATTCGCGAATCTTCGTCTCTTGTACGGGTACATGTTCACGCATACCGGAAAGAAACTGCTCATGGCGGGTGCAGAATTTGGCACGTGGAATGAATGGGATCACGAATCTTCCCTGGAAAGACATCTGTTGCAATATAGCGTTCATGAAGGGATTTCGCGTTTTCTTTCGGATCTCGGAAAATTGTATTTGGAAGACAGTTCCCTGTGGAAATGGGATGCCAAACACGAGGGCTTCTCCTGGATAGACTGCAACGATTACATGAGCAGCGTGTTGGCGTACATCCGGAGAGGACCTGAAGGTTTTCTGGTAATTGCCTTGAATTTCACTCCCGTCCAACGAAACGGATATCGAGTGGGAGTGCCCGAACCGGGAGATTATGTTGAAGTAATCAACTCCGATTCGGAATTTTACGGAGGCACCAACATAGGCAATTCCGGCAGAATTGGTACCATTTCAGGCCGACAGCACGGGTACGGCCAATTCCTGGAACTCACACTGCCCCCATACGGATGCCTTATTCTCAGGAAGGGTTGA
- a CDS encoding zinc ribbon domain-containing protein — MKEQLLLLERLQEIDGQIDRHEQNLARLPLQIQEIARNLVVLRREMSDAAERNETLQKDLRRKEQDLATEQEKIKKSERRLLSIKNQKEYNALSREVKLGKKVAGEIEDAILGFMTEIETLKKISDRKEKEYQEAEQVLVEKKAESEASTEEANQVLEQLKAEKETLVVSLDPDLFKKYQIVKRAKGYAVAELQNGSCSGCHIAIPPQLHIRLLKQEEMIACPNCHRILYVKPENIPTSNRLES, encoded by the coding sequence TTGAAAGAACAACTTCTGCTTCTTGAACGGCTTCAGGAAATCGATGGCCAGATCGATCGCCATGAGCAAAACCTGGCCCGCCTGCCGTTGCAGATACAGGAAATCGCCAGAAACCTGGTGGTACTCAGAAGAGAAATGTCGGACGCCGCGGAACGAAACGAGACTCTGCAGAAGGATCTTCGTCGTAAAGAACAGGATCTTGCCACAGAGCAGGAAAAGATCAAGAAATCCGAACGTCGGCTTCTCAGCATCAAAAATCAAAAGGAATACAATGCCCTTTCGAGAGAAGTGAAACTCGGAAAAAAAGTCGCAGGCGAGATCGAAGATGCGATTCTCGGATTTATGACAGAGATTGAGACTCTCAAGAAGATCTCTGACAGAAAAGAAAAGGAATACCAGGAAGCAGAACAGGTACTTGTCGAAAAAAAGGCAGAATCGGAAGCCTCCACAGAAGAAGCCAATCAAGTCTTAGAGCAACTAAAAGCGGAAAAGGAAACCCTGGTGGTATCTCTCGACCCTGATCTGTTCAAGAAATATCAGATCGTAAAGAGAGCCAAAGGGTATGCCGTTGCCGAGCTGCAGAACGGGTCATGTTCAGGGTGTCATATAGCGATACCACCGCAGTTGCATATTCGATTGCTGAAGCAGGAAGAGATGATCGCATGCCCGAATTGTCATCGAATATTGTACGTGAAACCGGAAAATATCCCGACTTCCAATCGGTTAGAATCGTAA
- a CDS encoding Nif3-like dinuclear metal center hexameric protein, which produces MKHVTLAEIVEIADRLFPFSECENWDNCGIQIGDPSQTVDGIAFSLDPLPETIAFAAENACGLLITHHPAILEPIRRITPESLVGRTLLHAARSNVGILSLHTNLDCAEGGLNDWLAEVLGLETVRIPVPARAARLGILSGSLRISQVADRLAEKLNVRSLRIIAREDRLVKTVFCVSGSGMGYLKDALAWKADLMITGDVRYHAAREALELDLPVIDAGHFGLEKDAVSIMRSAFDREFTQMGLAVRCVACPMEADPFQTYTTPGGFHLERTTSAS; this is translated from the coding sequence GTGAAACATGTTACGTTAGCAGAGATCGTTGAGATTGCGGATAGGCTGTTCCCCTTTTCCGAGTGCGAGAACTGGGATAACTGCGGCATACAGATAGGAGATCCTTCCCAAACTGTAGATGGCATCGCATTCAGTCTCGATCCTCTTCCTGAAACCATTGCCTTTGCCGCGGAAAATGCCTGCGGGCTTCTCATCACTCACCACCCTGCAATCCTGGAGCCGATCCGTAGAATCACCCCGGAATCCCTGGTAGGCCGTACCCTATTACATGCAGCGAGAAGTAATGTAGGAATACTGAGTCTGCACACCAACCTGGATTGCGCTGAAGGCGGGTTGAACGACTGGTTGGCAGAGGTGCTCGGTCTGGAGACAGTAAGAATTCCTGTTCCTGCTCGAGCTGCGCGGCTGGGTATTTTATCGGGCTCCCTCAGAATTTCACAGGTGGCCGATCGATTGGCTGAGAAGCTGAATGTTCGTTCTCTGCGGATAATAGCAAGGGAAGACAGGCTTGTGAAGACGGTTTTCTGCGTCTCCGGCAGCGGCATGGGTTACCTCAAAGATGCGCTTGCTTGGAAAGCCGATCTCATGATCACGGGAGATGTCCGGTACCATGCGGCAAGAGAAGCTCTGGAATTGGACTTACCCGTCATTGATGCAGGGCATTTCGGTTTGGAAAAGGATGCGGTCAGCATTATGCGATCCGCATTCGATCGGGAATTTACGCAAATGGGTCTTGCGGTCCGATGTGTGGCTTGTCCGATGGAAGCCGACCCATTTCAAACATATACAACCCCAGGAGGTTTTCACCTTGAAAGAACAACTTCTGCTTCTTGA
- a CDS encoding HD domain-containing protein: MIIPNEDACFRLLEKYGTPHHIVLHSEKVWQVARILAEALLRRNHALELDLLKASCLLHDIGKYPCIVDGSKFHDIRGEEILISEGYPAVARIVVQHVILRTEIPPIAEEHVLFYADKRVVHDEVVTLENRFQYLQDTYGKTAKAVERLMIMKQNTVQLESEIFNLLDFAPQDIPQLLEEYSRK; this comes from the coding sequence ATGATCATTCCTAATGAAGACGCCTGTTTCAGGCTTCTGGAAAAATACGGAACTCCTCATCATATAGTCCTCCACTCCGAAAAGGTGTGGCAGGTGGCCAGAATACTGGCTGAAGCCTTGCTCCGCAGAAATCATGCTCTCGAACTGGATCTTCTCAAAGCATCCTGTCTGTTGCACGACATCGGTAAATATCCTTGCATAGTCGACGGCTCGAAATTTCACGATATTCGAGGCGAGGAAATTCTGATTTCAGAAGGCTACCCTGCAGTGGCCCGCATCGTCGTGCAGCACGTGATTTTAAGAACGGAGATTCCTCCGATAGCTGAAGAGCACGTGCTTTTTTATGCTGATAAAAGAGTCGTACACGATGAGGTCGTGACTTTAGAGAACCGCTTTCAATACCTGCAGGATACGTACGGAAAAACAGCGAAAGCCGTTGAGCGCCTCATGATCATGAAGCAAAACACGGTTCAACTTGAATCCGAAATCTTTAATCTTCTGGATTTTGCTCCTCAAGACATTCCGCAGTTGCTTGAGGAATACTCTCGGAAATAG
- a CDS encoding phosphodiester glycosidase family protein translates to MFSGMWKRVSFLVGLVLVFSTPGFTRDLSSPLSVHARISDYAVEESGSDSRQSEPSLKWLEELLTRVPEYETPENVRSEAGTAVDAGTVTDADKVVDADIIEPAEVMQTEIAAPPGQLRLNRIPPLYTSPVIEGEGEWISEDMPHSPDGQPLVYKTVYRPSLEFPNAIAYMAVFNMDRLKTRLFIGQTEPGIYQISHNPDRESLNKIVAITNAMWMQQHARGAGAIFRGQVVYPMVPGMATLVVYNDDSVDILEWTDEIPLSLIKDARQLRHLMVKDGKVVEEVVKHGKIEDAEIGLGGFLIDNQGRSTMGNKFWFLANRTAFGIREDGNLVFAMGHHISTKDLAKALVLAGCKRAIHGDANIHNIVCNFYFRNEGDKIVRRDRLSPEQLQYTMKRYDQGYAKDFFAFYEK, encoded by the coding sequence ATGTTTTCGGGTATGTGGAAACGTGTTTCTTTTCTGGTTGGCTTAGTTCTCGTCTTCTCAACCCCAGGATTCACACGGGATTTATCTTCTCCCCTTTCCGTTCACGCTCGCATTTCCGATTATGCAGTAGAAGAATCCGGATCCGACAGCAGGCAATCCGAACCCAGCCTGAAATGGTTGGAAGAGCTGTTGACACGAGTGCCTGAATACGAGACGCCTGAAAACGTCCGGAGTGAAGCTGGTACGGCCGTAGATGCTGGTACGGTTACGGATGCCGATAAGGTCGTGGACGCGGATATCATTGAACCCGCCGAGGTAATGCAAACGGAGATCGCCGCACCACCCGGTCAATTGCGGCTCAATCGAATTCCGCCGCTCTACACGTCGCCCGTAATCGAAGGCGAGGGAGAGTGGATCTCGGAAGACATGCCTCATTCACCAGACGGTCAGCCTCTTGTGTACAAGACGGTGTACCGGCCGAGTCTGGAATTTCCCAATGCGATCGCGTACATGGCCGTTTTCAATATGGATCGCTTGAAAACGCGCTTGTTTATAGGACAGACAGAGCCGGGAATCTATCAGATTTCACACAACCCGGATCGAGAAAGCCTCAATAAAATCGTGGCGATAACCAATGCCATGTGGATGCAGCAACACGCTCGGGGTGCAGGAGCGATCTTCAGAGGCCAGGTTGTGTATCCGATGGTTCCGGGTATGGCCACGCTGGTGGTGTACAACGATGATTCCGTGGACATCCTGGAATGGACCGATGAGATTCCGTTGTCTCTCATCAAGGATGCGCGGCAGCTCCGTCATCTTATGGTAAAGGACGGCAAAGTCGTTGAGGAGGTTGTCAAACACGGGAAAATAGAGGACGCGGAAATCGGGCTCGGAGGGTTCCTCATTGACAATCAGGGCCGCAGCACCATGGGAAACAAATTTTGGTTTCTTGCAAACAGGACGGCATTCGGCATCCGTGAAGATGGAAATCTCGTTTTTGCCATGGGCCACCATATAAGCACAAAGGATCTGGCCAAAGCGCTTGTCCTCGCCGGATGTAAACGGGCAATTCACGGGGATGCGAACATCCACAATATCGTCTGTAACTTTTATTTCAGGAATGAGGGCGACAAAATTGTGCGACGGGACCGGCTTTCCCCTGAGCAGCTCCAGTACACCATGAAGCGTTACGACCAGGGTTATGCCAAAGATTTTTTTGCCTTTTATGAAAAATAG
- a CDS encoding PIG-L deacetylase family protein: protein MIKHLKDLLNPKTLSNMTALIVAAHPDDETVGAGSLMPTFRRLSIVHVTDGAPRDMKDAFHAGYCSRSGYANARRMELFQALRLARGESLDCSCLGYVDQEAAFNLSEITRKVLDIVETVRPDLVLSHSYEGGHPDHDSTAFGIHMALRMLKHNDGYGPTLIEFPSYNNHSGHASFLEFLPVPGFQELVKTLSPAELEKKRRMVESFVSQKSFLKVFPLQLERFRFAPGYDFNVPPHQGKLYYENHDWGVNGKTWRALAKKACLKLRGGIRTNPVIQGH from the coding sequence TTGATAAAGCATCTGAAAGATTTGTTGAATCCAAAAACACTATCGAATATGACCGCACTTATAGTCGCCGCCCACCCGGATGACGAAACAGTAGGTGCGGGTAGTCTCATGCCCACATTTCGGCGACTTTCCATTGTGCATGTTACCGATGGCGCCCCGCGAGACATGAAAGATGCTTTCCATGCGGGCTATTGCAGCCGCAGCGGTTATGCGAATGCCAGAAGAATGGAACTGTTTCAGGCGTTGCGCTTGGCGAGAGGAGAGTCTCTTGATTGCTCGTGTCTCGGCTATGTAGATCAAGAAGCGGCTTTCAATCTGAGCGAAATCACCAGAAAAGTGTTGGATATTGTTGAGACAGTCAGACCCGATCTCGTGCTTTCGCATTCATACGAAGGGGGCCATCCCGATCACGATTCCACTGCATTCGGAATTCACATGGCACTGCGTATGCTGAAGCACAACGATGGGTATGGTCCCACTCTGATCGAATTCCCATCCTACAACAATCACTCCGGTCATGCTTCTTTTCTTGAGTTTTTGCCTGTACCAGGCTTTCAAGAATTGGTCAAAACGCTGAGCCCTGCGGAACTTGAGAAAAAACGGCGCATGGTTGAATCGTTTGTTTCACAAAAGAGTTTTCTCAAAGTGTTTCCTCTGCAATTGGAGCGTTTCCGGTTCGCACCTGGCTACGATTTCAATGTTCCTCCTCATCAAGGGAAACTTTACTACGAGAATCATGATTGGGGCGTCAACGGCAAAACGTGGCGTGCTCTCGCTAAGAAGGCCTGCCTCAAATTGCGTGGTGGAATCCGGACAAATCCAGTAATTCAGGGTCATTGA
- a CDS encoding RNA recognition motif domain-containing protein — MKVASINIYVGNLSFQTSEDQLKELFESFGQVESATIISDKTTGRPRGFGFVKMPEREEGLKAIQELDARDFMGRNLKVNEARPKTDRPGGGGGGGGRQGFGGAGRNQRWR, encoded by the coding sequence ATGAAAGTGGCTTCTATCAACATCTATGTAGGCAACTTGTCCTTTCAGACCAGTGAGGACCAACTCAAAGAATTGTTCGAATCATTTGGCCAGGTTGAATCTGCGACTATCATTTCTGATAAAACGACGGGCCGTCCCAGGGGTTTTGGATTTGTGAAAATGCCGGAACGCGAAGAAGGTCTCAAAGCAATTCAGGAATTGGATGCCAGAGATTTTATGGGACGAAATTTGAAGGTAAACGAGGCTCGCCCCAAGACAGATCGGCCGGGCGGCGGCGGTGGAGGAGGAGGAAGACAAGGATTCGGAGGAGCGGGAAGAAATCAGCGCTGGCGCTGA